GGGCTTGGCAGTTGCCGTGATCGTTGAGCAGAGGATCGCCGCCGATGCGCTGCTCGGCGTTCCAGGTGGTCTCGCCGTGGCGCACCAAGTATAGCCCCTTCACCCAGTCCGCCACCAGCAGGTCACGAATCTGGAAGTAATGCGGAAAACGGTCCTGGATGTGTTCCTTGAGGACACGGTTGTTCAGCGTATCCAGCACCAGATGGTTTCGTTCGTCGTTGAGGGGCGTGTATAATTTGCGGTAAAAGTTGATGCGGTCCTCGAAGCTTTGCCGGGCCTCTTCATAGGAAAGATGCGAGAACTCCGGCAGCCGGGTTTTGCGGTCGATGGAATAGGCATACAGCTCAGGATCGTTGTTGACGGTCTCGATGTAGAGAATAGGATGTTCGTGGAGGTGGGATTCGATCTTGGCACGGCGCGCCCGGCTGACGTTGGTGGCGTCCAGGATGGCGATCTCCCCGCCATCCTGCAGCCAGTTCTTGGCCTCATACAGGTTGATGAGGGCGATTTCATCCCGCAGGGCCGAATACTGCGCGTTGTCCGGATTGTAGAATTCCGCAAAGGACGTGTTGCGAGGGAACAGGCGGCGGCGCACGTCACCATTATTGAAGGTGCGTACGGCGCGGCCGTCTCCGGCCAGGGTCTCTTGCAGCTTGCGCGCCAGCACGGATTTGCCGGTGGCCGGCAAGCCCATGAGCACGATGTACAGTTTTCCTGCGGTGGCCATCCATGCTCCCTGCGCTCAGGGCGAGTTCGTAAAGGTTTCTTCAAGAATGTCAGCCAACTGTCCGGAGGTGAAGAGGTCTCGCAGGATCATGGGGCTCCTGGCGGCATCACCGGTGGGGAATATGGCCACCACCGGGATGGACTGGCTGCCCAGCGCCTTGAGCAGGGCCATCTTGCGGGCGTCTTCCTGGGTCATATCCACCTTGATGAGCGTCAGGCCGTAGCGCTCCTGCAGGGGCTTGATGACGCTGTCGCGCAGGGTGGTGCTTTCCAGCACCTTGCAGTTGGGGCACCAGTCCGCGGTAAAGTCCATCAACACAGGCTGATTGCCAAGATGTTGCCCGAAGCGGACGGGGTCGAAGGGTTCCCAGACCACGCCCTGGGTGCCGGGGGTCAAGGCCCAGGCCACGGCGACGGCAATCAGGCAGGCGGCGGCGGCGCGAATGCCCCAGCGCAATATCCGGGGTTGGGAAAGGGTGGTCCACTGACCCCACATCCAGGCGGAGAAGCCCGCTGCCCACAGGCAGACCAGGGCAGGCGTGAAGAGGGATTGGGGAAGAATCTGGACAAGATAAATCGTCGTTCCCACCAGCAGGAAACCCAGGCCGCGTTCCAGGTGAATGTTCCAGACCCCTGGCCGCGGCAGCACGCGTACCAGACTCGGCCAGATGGCCATGCCCAGGTACGGCACGGTCATGCCTGCGCCAATGGTCATGAACACCGGCAGGATGGTGGAGGGGGAGCGGCTCAGGGTCCAGCCCAGCACGCCGCCCAGCAGCGGGCCGCTGCAGGGGGTGGCCAGCAGGGTGGCCAGCACGCCGGTGCTGAAGGCCTGCAGCCGCGGCCGGTCCGAAGGGCCGCTGTTGCCCTTGAGGTCGATCATGGGCAGGTCGAAGACCCCGAAGAGGGAGAGCCCCAGCATGAACAGCACCACCGCCAGACCCAGCAGCAGGGCCGGCTGCTGGAACAGTTGCCCCCAGGCCAGGCCGGCCAGACCCAGCACCCCGCCCAGGATGAAGAAATAACACAGAATGCCCACGGCGAACCAGATGGAATGCTCCCGGAACTGCCGCTCCTGCTCGCGCCGGCTCTCCTGCCCGCTCACGGCGAGGATGGCGGAACACTTGAGGCTGAGCACCGGCAGCACGCAGGGCATGGCGTTGAGCAGCATGCCGGCCAGAAACGCCAGCAGCAGGGCCTTGCCCAGGCCGCCCACCTCCAGGCCGGGCCGGAAGAATTGTGGCGCAAAGGCGTAGTCGTCCGTGACAATGGCATCCGCTGCCGTCGCAGTTTCGGGCACGGGCGGGGAGGGCGCCTTGCCCGGGGCCGAGGCGGTATAGAGCGCCTGCAACGGCGGGGACGCCATGGAGGCCAGCGTCTGGGGGCGGCTCTCCCAGCGGTGGGACACAGCCTCGCGCACTGGCCAGCAGCTTGTGTCCGAGCAGAAAAGCATCTGCAATTCGCCGCGGATCTCCAACGGGAAGGCGCTTCCGGTCAGGTCAAGAAACAGGGGGGTGCGATCCAGATAGGCCCGGATGATGGTGCCGGGATCGAAGGTGTCGGGCTTTTCCACGCCGGGCATGTACCGCACGGCCTGCACTGCGCCGTCCGCCGGGGTAAAGGTGGTGGGCTGCCCCAGCAGCCCCGGAGAATGGCTGTAGGTGTACAGGCCCGCCCCGGGGGTGATCCACAGCACGGCCGTCAGGCGGCCGTCGGGATGGGCGGCGAGTTCCCATTCCAGCACATGGGTGGAATCCTGGGCGAATGCCGCCGCCCCCGGGCCGGTACCGGGGCTGCCGGCAAGGAAAAGGACGAGCCATGCCACAAGCATGGCAACCCTGGCCAACGGGGGGGTACAGCGTGGTGCGATCATTTTTTTTGTGTGCCCGAAAAAAAATGTGGGCACAAGGATTGACTTCTCCGGCCGCCTTGGCTAGAAGCTCTTTCTCACGGACGGCGCGGGCCATTAGCTCAATTGGCAGAGCAGTGGACTCTTAATCCATTGGTTCAAGGTTCGACTCCTTGATGGCCCACCACTGAAAGTAACGGGGACTGGCGAAAGCTGGTCCCCTTCTTTCGTTGCAGTGTCCGATGTGTTTTTGCACGCCTTGTGCAGTTCACTGTGCCTGCTGTTGCAGCGCGGATGCCGCGCGCTGCGCAGGGGCGTCATGCCGGCAGAGCCTGCGAATGCTCCCGCGGCAATTCCACCACAAACGTGCTCCCCCGCCCTGGTTCCGACTGGACGCGAATGCGGCCGTGGTAGTGCTCCACAATCTGCTTGCAGATGGCCAGCCCCAGCCCCGCACCCAGGGGCTTGTTCGTCTCCATGCTGCCCCCGGCCTGTCCGACCTGATAAAATCGGTCGAAGATGCGGCCGATCTCCCCGGCGGCAATGCCCGCGCCAGTGTCCGTTACCCCCAGCTGCACCACGGTCTGGCCGGTGTCGTGGATTTCGCGCACGAAAAGCAGCACCTCTCCCTGTGCCGTGAACTTCAAGGCGTTGGAGAGCAGGTTGATGAGCACCTGCATAATGCGGTCCGGGTCCAGCTGCATGGGGGGCAGCTGTTCGGGAATATCCAGTCGCAGGCGCACGCCCTTGTTTTCGCCAAAGGCAGCAGCCAGGGCGCGGGCGGCGTCCCTGGCCAGGGCAGCCAGATCCACAGGACCATCCTTCCAATGATAATATCCTGAATCCAGGCGGGAGAAGTCCAACAGATCGGTAATCAGCCGGGTGAGCCGTTCGCCTTCCTGCACGATGATGTCCAGATTGGCCAGGATGGTGGTTGCGCTCTTGGCCAGCCTGGGGTCCGTGGCCTGTGGCGCAAAGCGTTTGGCGAACTCCCGATGAATGAGCTTGGCGAATCCCAGCACCGAGGTGAGGGGGGTGCGCAGGTCGTGGGACACGGTGCTGAGGAAGGCGCTTTTGAGTTCGTCCAGCTCCAGCAGGCGGCGGTTGGCTTCGGTGAGTTCCAGGGTTCGTTGTTCCACCAGGGTTTCCAGCTCTTTCTTGGAATGCTGCAACACCTGACGGGCGTTGTACAGGTCCGTCACATCCTCCATCACGGCCACCACATCCGAGCCTTGCCCCGACACCATTAGCGGCGCGGCATTGAGGGAAAGGACACGACGCTGCCCGTCCGGCCGGCGATGCCAGGCTGTCCAGCCGTGCATGGGGGCAGCCTCGGCCAGGGCGCGGGCCATGGGCAGGGTTTCGGGAGGGAGCAGGGTGCCGGACTCGTCTTCCAGCTCCAGACGCCAGTCCTCGGGCAGGGACGCGGCCGTCTCCAGTCCCAGTATGCGCTTGGCCCGTTCGTTGAGATAGGTGGCCCGGCCGTGCCCGTCGAAGGTGGCGATGCCCAGGGGGCTGGTTTCGATGAGGGAGCGATACCGCGCCTCCGAGGCCCGCAGGCCGCCCAGGGCCTGGTTGAGCGCCGCCAGGGAGAACGCCGCCAGCACCAGAATGCACAGGGAGATGAGCCCGTTGATGGTGGCCAGCCAGGCGGCCGGGGCCAGAATCTCGTGGGCGTCCGCCTCCACCACCAGCAGCCAGCCGGTATGCGCATTGCGGCCCGCCACGGCCATGCGTTCGGTTTCCATGCCTGCAGCGCCGGTGCGGTATCGCAGCACCTCCCCGGTGTTGGCAATGGCGTCCAGGGCGGCCAGGTGCGGGCCTGGATTA
This sequence is a window from Megalodesulfovibrio gigas DSM 1382 = ATCC 19364. Protein-coding genes within it:
- a CDS encoding protein-disulfide reductase DsbD family protein, whose protein sequence is MAWLVLFLAGSPGTGPGAAAFAQDSTHVLEWELAAHPDGRLTAVLWITPGAGLYTYSHSPGLLGQPTTFTPADGAVQAVRYMPGVEKPDTFDPGTIIRAYLDRTPLFLDLTGSAFPLEIRGELQMLFCSDTSCWPVREAVSHRWESRPQTLASMASPPLQALYTASAPGKAPSPPVPETATAADAIVTDDYAFAPQFFRPGLEVGGLGKALLLAFLAGMLLNAMPCVLPVLSLKCSAILAVSGQESRREQERQFREHSIWFAVGILCYFFILGGVLGLAGLAWGQLFQQPALLLGLAVVLFMLGLSLFGVFDLPMIDLKGNSGPSDRPRLQAFSTGVLATLLATPCSGPLLGGVLGWTLSRSPSTILPVFMTIGAGMTVPYLGMAIWPSLVRVLPRPGVWNIHLERGLGFLLVGTTIYLVQILPQSLFTPALVCLWAAGFSAWMWGQWTTLSQPRILRWGIRAAAACLIAVAVAWALTPGTQGVVWEPFDPVRFGQHLGNQPVLMDFTADWCPNCKVLESTTLRDSVIKPLQERYGLTLIKVDMTQEDARKMALLKALGSQSIPVVAIFPTGDAARSPMILRDLFTSGQLADILEETFTNSP
- a CDS encoding cache domain-containing sensor histidine kinase, encoding MLSLLLTGFVLITIVSYIHTKRAAEELAMGHAVQALRFLNLELDNQFQELRRNLVQWSKEDIFSLALADTYLGRSARAAANTRLADRIRDRDIARIMLANATGDIIAASDPGIIGVISIADRGFFQRSLTGETVVESLSKGRYVEYPITIISTMVAPKEMDKPGVLYLVLDTSRFAQRLLDELRVGQSGGAVVLDPQTGIIITPSWATPGQFNPGPHLAALDAIANTGEVLRYRTGAAGMETERMAVAGRNAHTGWLLVVEADAHEILAPAAWLATINGLISLCILVLAAFSLAALNQALGGLRASEARYRSLIETSPLGIATFDGHGRATYLNERAKRILGLETAASLPEDWRLELEDESGTLLPPETLPMARALAEAAPMHGWTAWHRRPDGQRRVLSLNAAPLMVSGQGSDVVAVMEDVTDLYNARQVLQHSKKELETLVEQRTLELTEANRRLLELDELKSAFLSTVSHDLRTPLTSVLGFAKLIHREFAKRFAPQATDPRLAKSATTILANLDIIVQEGERLTRLITDLLDFSRLDSGYYHWKDGPVDLAALARDAARALAAAFGENKGVRLRLDIPEQLPPMQLDPDRIMQVLINLLSNALKFTAQGEVLLFVREIHDTGQTVVQLGVTDTGAGIAAGEIGRIFDRFYQVGQAGGSMETNKPLGAGLGLAICKQIVEHYHGRIRVQSEPGRGSTFVVELPREHSQALPA
- a CDS encoding bifunctional nucleoside/nucleotide kinase/histidine phosphatase family protein, whose amino-acid sequence is MATAGKLYIVLMGLPATGKSVLARKLQETLAGDGRAVRTFNNGDVRRRLFPRNTSFAEFYNPDNAQYSALRDEIALINLYEAKNWLQDGGEIAILDATNVSRARRAKIESHLHEHPILYIETVNNDPELYAYSIDRKTRLPEFSHLSYEEARQSFEDRINFYRKLYTPLNDERNHLVLDTLNNRVLKEHIQDRFPHYFQIRDLLVADWVKGLYLVRHGETTWNAEQRIGGDPLLNDHGNCQARAMAEHLKSLPLGFIFTSSKQRSRQMAEPLLCARPEARHMVIKEFDEIHAGICEGMTYEEMRRTLPQEFAARSADKYQYTYPGGESYATLQSRVDRGLKKALWIAGVSQNICIVGHQAVNRAILAQFLFRRQQDVPYINIPQEKYYHIVSVQEKKVVELLGY